One part of the Microbacterium aurugineum genome encodes these proteins:
- a CDS encoding helix-turn-helix transcriptional regulator: MAARIPAEERLTNLVVALMATEIGLTKQQILDNVSGYRQRAEAGTRSDALEKMFERDKDELRTLGVPIETIGDAADPNDLREARYRIPQAEYDLPSDIVFSPAELAVLRLAGSVWSAESVSGDAQSGVRKIRALGIDGDEPIIGFAPRITARDAAFAPLQDAIERCRVVTFDYLKPGEEAPRRRRIRPLALVDYEARWHVFGIDVDVDEDRTFLLGRIVGDVKVSSTGFDASLRDGAGERALAGLERVASENSALLEVTPGTEAALRLGRRAVPATQGIHVPFVDLHILADELASYGPEVRVVEPAPLRDAVISRLQAVVDAHADAEDAG, translated from the coding sequence ATGGCCGCCCGTATCCCCGCGGAGGAGCGCCTGACGAATCTCGTCGTGGCGCTGATGGCCACGGAGATCGGGCTGACGAAGCAGCAGATCCTCGACAACGTCTCCGGCTACCGCCAACGAGCGGAAGCGGGCACGCGTTCCGATGCGCTCGAGAAGATGTTCGAACGCGACAAGGACGAGTTGCGGACGCTCGGCGTACCGATCGAGACGATCGGTGACGCCGCTGATCCGAACGATCTCCGCGAGGCCCGCTACCGTATTCCGCAGGCAGAATACGACCTTCCGAGTGACATCGTGTTCTCTCCGGCGGAACTGGCAGTGCTGCGTCTCGCCGGCAGCGTCTGGAGCGCGGAGTCCGTTTCCGGGGATGCACAGTCCGGCGTGCGCAAGATCCGCGCTCTCGGGATCGACGGTGACGAGCCGATCATCGGCTTCGCCCCACGCATCACGGCGCGTGACGCGGCGTTCGCTCCTCTCCAGGATGCGATCGAGCGCTGTCGTGTCGTCACATTCGACTACCTGAAGCCCGGCGAGGAGGCGCCGCGGCGACGACGCATTCGTCCCCTCGCCCTCGTCGACTACGAGGCTCGGTGGCATGTGTTCGGGATCGATGTCGATGTCGATGAGGACCGGACGTTCCTGCTGGGCCGGATCGTCGGAGACGTCAAGGTGAGTTCGACGGGCTTCGATGCGTCCCTGCGCGACGGTGCGGGGGAGAGGGCTCTCGCCGGGCTCGAACGCGTCGCGTCGGAGAACTCGGCATTGCTCGAGGTCACGCCCGGCACCGAAGCCGCGCTCCGCCTCGGACGACGCGCGGTTCCGGCGACGCAGGGGATCCATGTTCCCTTCGTCGATCTGCACATCCTCGCGGATGAGCTGGCGTCCTACGGCCCAGAGGTCCGCGTGGTCGAGCCCGCCCCGCTCCGCGATGCGGTGATCTCCCGGCTCCAAGCAGTCGTCGATGCGCATGCTGATGCGGAGGACGCAGGATGA
- a CDS encoding tRNA (adenine-N1)-methyltransferase, which translates to MTDTAAPRPSGPFRAGDRVQLTGPKGRLHTVTLREDGELHTHQGVLRHRDLIGLPDGSVVANSSGHDYLALRPLLRDFAMSMPRGAAIVYPKDAAQIVMQADIFPGATVVEAGVGSGALSLSLLRAVGPAGKLISFERREDFADVARANVETFFGENPDTWRVVVGDLVEALPTEVPAASVDRVVLDMLAPWECMDAVADALTPGGVVLCYVATATQLSRVAEYIRGTGLFTDPDASETMVRGWHVEGLAVRPDHRMVAHTGFLLTARRLAPGAIAPSVKRRASKSSYGDEDVEAWTPGAVGDREISDKNLRKRAREAKKAAEGARLAAASRDSSHPTE; encoded by the coding sequence ATGACCGATACCGCCGCGCCGCGGCCGAGCGGCCCGTTCCGCGCGGGCGATCGTGTCCAGCTCACGGGACCCAAGGGACGCCTGCACACCGTGACGCTCCGCGAGGACGGAGAGCTCCACACGCATCAGGGTGTTCTGCGCCACCGTGACCTGATCGGGCTTCCGGACGGTTCCGTCGTGGCGAACAGCTCCGGGCACGACTATCTGGCGCTCCGGCCTCTGCTGCGTGACTTCGCGATGTCGATGCCGCGCGGCGCGGCGATCGTGTACCCGAAGGACGCCGCCCAGATCGTCATGCAAGCGGACATCTTCCCTGGGGCGACCGTGGTCGAAGCAGGTGTCGGTTCCGGTGCGCTGTCGTTGTCGCTGCTGCGCGCGGTGGGTCCGGCAGGGAAACTGATCTCGTTCGAGCGCCGCGAGGACTTCGCCGATGTCGCGCGCGCGAACGTCGAGACCTTCTTCGGTGAGAACCCGGACACCTGGCGTGTCGTCGTGGGAGACCTCGTCGAAGCCCTGCCGACCGAGGTGCCGGCGGCATCCGTCGACCGCGTCGTGCTCGACATGCTCGCGCCGTGGGAGTGCATGGACGCCGTCGCCGACGCGCTCACCCCGGGTGGAGTGGTCCTCTGCTACGTGGCGACGGCGACGCAGCTCTCGCGAGTCGCGGAGTACATCAGGGGCACCGGGCTCTTCACCGACCCGGACGCGTCGGAGACGATGGTCCGCGGATGGCACGTCGAGGGACTCGCGGTGCGCCCCGACCACCGGATGGTCGCCCACACCGGCTTCCTCCTCACCGCGCGCCGACTCGCCCCGGGAGCGATCGCTCCTTCGGTCAAGCGCCGTGCGTCCAAGAGCAGCTACGGCGACGAGGACGTGGAGGCCTGGACGCCGGGAGCCGTCGGCGACCGCGAGATCAGCGACAAGAATCTGCGCAAGCGCGCGCGGGAGGCCAAGAAGGCGGCAGAGGGGGCGCGCCTGGCGGCCGCTTCGCGCGATTCCTCGCACCCGACGGAATAG
- a CDS encoding PAC2 family protein, translating into MDVLGPRIVIAAFDGWNDAGEAASAAIEALRTSTEYDLVHSVDPELYFDYQYTRPSTRMDAEGRRQLTWPEAGLWRPRNPAPGPEFWLLTGAEPARTWQAFASEFIDVALRDDITGFVTLGAMLSDVPHTRPISIFASSQNEQLREAHGLERSLYEGPVGILTVFEHFAENAGIPTASLWASVPHYVASATPSPKVTLALLDRLEELTGVDVDRQALRTEAAAWEASIDAAAADDEDMAEYIRQLERTRDTWDSPEASGDAIAQAFERYLRRRDDGPGDRKR; encoded by the coding sequence ATGGATGTTCTCGGTCCGCGCATCGTCATCGCCGCCTTCGACGGCTGGAACGATGCGGGTGAAGCCGCAAGCGCTGCGATAGAGGCACTGCGCACATCGACGGAGTACGACCTCGTGCACTCGGTCGACCCCGAGCTCTACTTCGACTACCAGTACACGCGACCGTCGACTCGCATGGATGCCGAGGGCCGCCGCCAGCTCACCTGGCCGGAAGCCGGGCTCTGGCGCCCACGGAACCCCGCGCCCGGCCCGGAGTTCTGGCTGCTCACGGGAGCCGAACCGGCACGTACCTGGCAGGCGTTCGCCTCGGAGTTCATCGACGTCGCTCTGCGCGACGACATCACGGGATTCGTCACCCTCGGTGCGATGCTCTCGGATGTTCCGCATACCCGGCCGATCTCGATCTTCGCGTCCAGTCAGAACGAGCAGCTCCGTGAGGCGCATGGACTCGAACGCTCGCTCTATGAGGGACCGGTCGGGATCCTCACCGTGTTCGAGCACTTCGCCGAGAACGCGGGAATCCCCACGGCGAGCCTCTGGGCCAGCGTCCCCCACTACGTTGCCTCGGCGACGCCTTCACCGAAGGTGACGCTCGCTCTCCTGGATCGGCTGGAGGAGCTCACGGGCGTCGACGTCGACCGCCAGGCGCTCCGCACCGAGGCCGCCGCCTGGGAAGCCTCGATCGATGCGGCAGCGGCCGATGACGAGGACATGGCCGAGTACATCCGCCAGCTCGAGCGCACCCGAGACACCTGGGACTCCCCCGAAGCCTCCGGCGACGCGATCGCGCAGGCTTTCGAGCGCTACCTCCGTCGCCGCGACGACGGACCGGGCGACCGCAAGCGCTGA
- a CDS encoding helix-turn-helix transcriptional regulator, with product MNPKPKPLLAAERVRLYLTLVPYLLEHGQVSLAEAAEEFGVTPQEMRGMVEKLTVIGLPGESGYWQQPQEMFDINWDLLDLEDVIEITNDVALRRVPRFTAREAAALLAGLQMVAAVPAVSDSGLVAGLISKLSRGAADAPADVVVAPSAVDEVREAVARGLHDGVAISFTYQAPDAAPTTRTVDPMQILITNGQWYLQGWCHLRQAMRTFHLDRVSAPQLTQIPITHGGDHVPEAFAGLDDEREVTVRVPERLAPLLAGFVPTGELEVVDGFVATQLHLADPRGIKRLAARFGGAMEVIDPGVARTATREWAASGLALYHQPDAKN from the coding sequence ATGAATCCGAAGCCCAAGCCGCTTCTCGCCGCCGAACGGGTCCGGCTCTATCTGACGCTCGTCCCCTATCTCCTCGAACACGGCCAGGTCTCGCTCGCGGAAGCGGCGGAGGAGTTCGGCGTCACGCCGCAGGAGATGCGCGGGATGGTAGAGAAGCTCACCGTCATCGGGCTTCCCGGGGAGTCCGGGTACTGGCAGCAGCCGCAGGAGATGTTCGACATCAACTGGGACCTGCTCGATCTCGAGGACGTCATCGAGATCACGAACGACGTCGCGCTGCGGCGAGTGCCTCGGTTCACCGCTCGTGAAGCCGCGGCCCTGCTCGCAGGCCTCCAGATGGTCGCGGCCGTGCCCGCGGTGTCGGATTCCGGACTCGTCGCGGGTCTCATCTCGAAGTTGTCCCGTGGCGCCGCCGATGCGCCCGCAGATGTCGTCGTCGCGCCGAGCGCGGTCGACGAGGTCCGCGAAGCGGTCGCGCGTGGTCTTCACGACGGTGTCGCGATCTCCTTCACCTACCAGGCCCCTGACGCCGCCCCGACCACACGCACGGTCGACCCGATGCAGATCCTGATCACCAACGGGCAGTGGTACCTGCAGGGGTGGTGCCACCTGCGTCAGGCGATGCGCACGTTCCATCTCGATCGTGTGAGCGCGCCCCAGCTGACGCAGATCCCGATCACCCACGGCGGGGATCACGTACCTGAGGCGTTCGCCGGTCTCGACGACGAGCGCGAGGTCACGGTGCGCGTGCCGGAACGCCTCGCCCCGCTGCTGGCCGGATTCGTCCCCACGGGGGAGCTCGAGGTGGTAGACGGTTTCGTGGCCACGCAACTGCACCTCGCCGACCCGCGCGGGATCAAGCGGCTCGCGGCGCGCTTCGGCGGGGCGATGGAGGTCATCGATCCCGGTGTCGCACGCACGGCCACCAGGGAGTGGGCCGCCTCGGGACTCGCGCTGTATCACCAGCCCGATGCGAAGAATTGA
- a CDS encoding undecaprenyl-diphosphate phosphatase, with protein sequence MHLFEALILGIVQGLTEFLPISSSAHLRILGTFLPSGEDPGAAFTAITQIGTEAAVVVFFWRDIVRIITQWFRSLVGKAPRNDPDARMGWMIIIGSIPIVVLGLLFQDQIETVLRSMWIVAIMLIVFGILLGVADHVGAKRRKLNDLTYPHGVAFGFAQALALIPGVSRSGGTITMGLFLGYERAAAARYAFLLAIPAVFGSGFYQVFKSWDEPSFFSFGDTLAATGIAFVVALGVIAFFMSWISKRSFLPFVIYRILLGTVLLVLLGTGVIAA encoded by the coding sequence ATGCACCTGTTCGAAGCACTGATCCTGGGCATCGTCCAGGGACTCACCGAGTTCCTCCCGATCTCCTCCAGCGCCCACCTCCGTATCCTCGGAACCTTCCTTCCGTCAGGGGAAGACCCGGGCGCGGCCTTCACCGCCATCACCCAGATCGGCACCGAGGCGGCTGTCGTCGTGTTCTTCTGGCGCGATATCGTCCGCATCATCACGCAGTGGTTCCGATCCCTCGTCGGCAAGGCCCCGCGCAACGATCCGGATGCCCGCATGGGGTGGATGATCATCATCGGCAGCATCCCGATCGTCGTCCTGGGTCTGCTCTTCCAGGACCAGATCGAAACCGTCCTGCGGTCGATGTGGATCGTCGCGATCATGCTCATCGTTTTCGGAATCCTGCTCGGCGTCGCCGACCACGTCGGTGCGAAGCGTCGTAAGCTCAACGACCTGACCTACCCCCACGGCGTCGCCTTCGGATTCGCTCAGGCATTGGCGCTGATCCCCGGGGTGTCCCGCTCGGGTGGCACCATCACCATGGGGCTGTTCCTGGGCTACGAGCGCGCTGCCGCCGCTCGCTATGCCTTCCTTCTGGCGATTCCCGCGGTCTTCGGCAGCGGTTTCTACCAGGTCTTCAAGAGCTGGGACGAGCCGTCGTTCTTCTCGTTCGGGGACACTCTCGCGGCCACCGGCATCGCTTTCGTGGTCGCACTCGGGGTGATTGCGTTCTTCATGAGCTGGATCTCTAAGCGCAGCTTCCTGCCGTTCGTGATCTACCGGATCCTGCTGGGCACGGTACTGCTCGTGCTGCTCGGGACCGGCGTGATCGCGGCCTGA
- a CDS encoding M20/M25/M40 family metallo-hydrolase: MTDPSLPEVARVASDLIRFDTSNFGGGNAKGEREAAEYVGAYLEALGLEVEYYEPVARRTNVMARVPGRDRDKPALVVHGHLDVVPAMAEDWSVDPFAGIVQDGMLWGRGAVDMKNMNAMILTAVADILRAGERPERDLVLAFFADEENGGVEGSTLVVQNRPEWFAGATAAISEVGGYSITVDDRRAYLLQVGEKALIWIRLVAKGRAGHGSRLHDDNAVTKLAEAVAAIGRTRWPIRLTPTTTALLEGLSALSGRSVDDPDALAEAAGPAEAFLRSSFRTTTNPTVLSAGYKHNVIPERAEALIDVRVIPGTEDDVLAELQSIVGDDIEIETVVQDIGMETPFEGELVEAMVASIGRHDPGIPVIPYLLGAGTDNKALAYLGITGYGFAPLKLPADLDFTGMFHGVDERVPVESLVFGQRVLADLLRTY, encoded by the coding sequence ATGACCGATCCGTCTCTCCCGGAGGTCGCGCGCGTCGCGAGCGACCTGATCCGCTTCGACACATCCAACTTCGGCGGAGGGAACGCGAAGGGCGAACGCGAGGCCGCGGAGTACGTCGGGGCCTACCTGGAAGCGTTGGGGCTCGAGGTCGAGTACTACGAACCCGTTGCGCGGCGCACCAACGTGATGGCGCGGGTGCCCGGGCGCGACCGCGACAAGCCTGCACTGGTCGTTCATGGGCACCTCGACGTCGTGCCGGCCATGGCCGAGGACTGGAGTGTTGACCCCTTCGCCGGCATCGTGCAGGACGGCATGCTGTGGGGGCGCGGCGCCGTCGACATGAAGAACATGAACGCGATGATCCTCACCGCAGTCGCCGACATCCTCCGCGCCGGAGAGCGCCCGGAGCGCGATCTGGTGCTGGCCTTCTTCGCTGACGAAGAGAACGGCGGTGTCGAAGGGTCGACGCTCGTCGTGCAGAACCGACCCGAGTGGTTCGCCGGGGCGACGGCGGCGATCAGCGAAGTCGGTGGCTACTCGATCACGGTGGACGACCGTCGGGCGTACCTGCTGCAAGTCGGCGAGAAGGCCCTGATCTGGATCCGTCTGGTCGCGAAGGGTCGCGCGGGACACGGGAGTCGCCTGCACGACGACAACGCGGTCACGAAGCTCGCCGAAGCGGTGGCGGCGATCGGTCGCACCCGGTGGCCGATCCGCCTGACGCCGACCACGACGGCGCTGCTCGAAGGGCTCAGCGCGCTGAGCGGACGCAGCGTGGACGACCCCGACGCCCTCGCGGAAGCCGCGGGACCTGCCGAGGCGTTCCTGCGTTCCTCGTTCCGGACCACCACGAACCCCACGGTCCTCAGCGCGGGATACAAGCACAACGTGATTCCCGAGCGCGCGGAGGCGCTCATCGATGTCCGCGTGATCCCCGGGACCGAGGACGACGTGCTCGCCGAGCTCCAGAGCATCGTGGGGGACGACATCGAGATCGAGACGGTCGTGCAAGATATCGGCATGGAGACGCCATTCGAAGGCGAGCTGGTCGAGGCGATGGTCGCGAGCATCGGGCGTCACGACCCGGGCATCCCGGTGATCCCTTACCTCCTCGGTGCGGGCACCGACAACAAGGCGCTGGCCTACCTCGGGATCACGGGGTATGGATTCGCACCGCTGAAGCTCCCCGCCGATCTCGACTTCACAGGGATGTTCCACGGAGTCGATGAACGAGTGCCCGTAGAATCGCTTGTCTTCGGCCAGCGTGTGCTGGCCGATCTGCTGCGCACGTACTGA
- a CDS encoding FKBP-type peptidyl-prolyl cis-trans isomerase — MRKTSAVLASLSLAVLALTGCTVASPDSAAACDRGTDDKVLNIADVSGDLGSVPDVDVFGPVKTDETSFADVTVGDGLALGSDFQPVVLDIAFFGGDSGKALYKSEFNGDPSRVHSIDYWAQRSAGLADVLECATGGSRVLAVLTPEDFGAQNVQAFGLDEGENIVAVIDVLDVMPSKASGALQFNDARGLPSVVRAPDGTPGIIVPDVPAPTEIVTQTLIKGDGPKVEEGDIVVSNVMGVDWDEKTVTTSSWGKDASVSVAAEQMVGATVGSQLLVVFPATESAPATAIVVDILGAVAAPTQ; from the coding sequence GTGCGTAAAACGTCCGCCGTTCTGGCCTCCCTCAGCCTTGCCGTCCTCGCCCTGACCGGCTGCACCGTCGCGTCGCCCGACAGTGCTGCCGCCTGTGATCGTGGCACCGACGACAAGGTCTTGAACATCGCCGACGTGAGCGGTGACCTCGGCTCGGTTCCCGACGTCGACGTCTTCGGCCCGGTCAAGACGGACGAGACCTCGTTCGCCGACGTCACCGTCGGGGACGGTCTGGCACTCGGATCGGACTTCCAGCCCGTGGTGCTCGATATCGCCTTCTTCGGCGGAGACAGCGGCAAGGCTCTTTACAAGTCCGAGTTCAACGGCGACCCGAGCCGCGTGCACAGCATCGACTACTGGGCTCAGCGTTCCGCGGGTCTTGCAGACGTGCTGGAGTGCGCCACCGGTGGCAGCCGTGTCCTCGCCGTCCTGACTCCGGAGGACTTCGGGGCCCAGAACGTCCAGGCGTTCGGACTCGACGAGGGGGAGAACATCGTCGCGGTCATCGATGTGCTCGATGTCATGCCGTCGAAGGCGTCCGGTGCGTTGCAGTTCAATGACGCGCGCGGCCTTCCCAGCGTCGTGCGGGCTCCCGACGGCACACCCGGCATCATCGTCCCCGACGTTCCGGCGCCGACCGAGATCGTCACGCAGACGCTGATCAAGGGCGATGGTCCGAAGGTCGAGGAGGGCGACATCGTGGTCTCCAATGTCATGGGCGTCGACTGGGATGAGAAGACCGTGACCACGTCCTCGTGGGGCAAGGACGCGAGCGTGAGCGTCGCCGCCGAGCAGATGGTGGGTGCCACCGTCGGTTCGCAGCTCCTCGTCGTGTTCCCCGCAACAGAGAGCGCTCCCGCCACCGCGATCGTCGTCGACATCCTGGGCGCAGTGGCGGCGCCGACGCAGTGA
- the tatA gene encoding twin-arginine translocase TatA/TatE family subunit — protein sequence MFAGMQGWHLLIVLAVILLLFGAAKLPALAKSMGQSARVFKGEMKAMKEEDATRADSTVADPTSAKDSGADPETPPRA from the coding sequence ATGTTCGCTGGAATGCAAGGCTGGCACCTGCTTATCGTGCTCGCCGTGATCCTCCTTCTGTTCGGTGCCGCCAAGCTGCCGGCGCTCGCGAAGAGCATGGGCCAGTCCGCTCGCGTGTTCAAGGGCGAGATGAAGGCGATGAAGGAAGAAGACGCGACCCGCGCAGATTCGACCGTCGCCGACCCCACCTCGGCCAAGGACTCGGGCGCTGACCCTGAGACTCCGCCTCGCGCCTGA
- a CDS encoding HAD family hydrolase produces the protein MSRKPSAVLWDMDGTLVDTEPYWMAAETALVESFGGSWSHEDALRLVGSGLIDSAVILQNAGVAMEAEAIVSHLTDVVQQSLRTQGVPFRPGARELLRDLRDAGIPTGLVTMSLRRMALDVVELIDFEAFDIVVAGDDVENPKPHPEPYLQGAALLDVDIAEAIVIEDSPTGVRAGLASGAVTLAVPHIVPLDGLGAHDLWATLAGRGADDLTDLFDSHSAATGAIR, from the coding sequence GTGAGCAGAAAGCCCAGCGCAGTCCTGTGGGACATGGACGGAACACTCGTCGACACCGAACCGTATTGGATGGCCGCCGAGACGGCGCTGGTCGAGTCCTTCGGCGGATCATGGAGCCACGAAGACGCATTGCGACTCGTCGGCAGCGGTCTGATCGACAGCGCCGTGATCCTGCAGAACGCGGGTGTGGCGATGGAAGCCGAGGCGATCGTCTCGCACCTGACCGACGTCGTGCAGCAGTCGCTTCGCACTCAGGGTGTCCCGTTCCGGCCTGGCGCGCGCGAACTGCTCCGTGATCTCCGGGACGCGGGAATCCCCACCGGTCTGGTGACCATGTCTCTGCGCCGAATGGCACTGGACGTCGTGGAACTGATCGACTTCGAGGCGTTCGACATCGTCGTCGCCGGTGATGACGTGGAGAACCCGAAACCGCATCCGGAGCCGTATCTGCAGGGGGCGGCACTCCTGGACGTCGACATCGCCGAGGCCATCGTCATCGAAGACTCGCCCACCGGGGTGCGAGCGGGGCTTGCCTCGGGCGCAGTGACGCTGGCGGTGCCGCACATCGTGCCGCTGGACGGACTCGGTGCGCACGATCTGTGGGCGACACTCGCCGGACGTGGCGCCGACGATCTCACCGACCTGTTCGACAGCCACAGCGCCGCGACGGGAGCGATCCGATGA